From the Montipora capricornis isolate CH-2021 chromosome 2, ASM3666992v2, whole genome shotgun sequence genome, one window contains:
- the LOC138037407 gene encoding uncharacterized protein, which translates to MAKVREKYWVPRLRRLTKQVIRGCHGCKRFQVAALPNPPTGNLPKERTAGSVPFKFIGVDFAGPIKYLSKTKKEMKAYIVLYACSLTRAVYLNLLPSQSTDEFLSSLKRFISRRGRPEKIFSDNGKTFVAAAKWLRNVMKDERLNDFLARQEITWQFNLSRAPWWGRQFERLIGVVKQSLYKSIGNGNLRWHELEEVILDVGRIINGRPLDYVEDDVQMPILTPSVMIFGQPNQLPEEDPSNIEDDSLRKRAKYLRRCKEVLWLRWKNEYLKSLRELHNLNQKTKETTLTPGDVVLIKGEERNRGLWRIGVVDKLIPGRDGIVRAVRLRAGKSFLERPVQHLYPLELSCDRNTQEGTARLNARASEFQPRRAAVSARQRIAAIAEDELNEN; encoded by the coding sequence ATGGCGAAGGTTCGAGAGAAGTACTGGGTGCCACGGTTACGACGTTTGACAAAGCAAGTGATTAGGGGCTGTCATGGCTGCAAAAGATTTCAAGTGGCGGCACTCCCAAATCCACCAACAGGCAACTTGCCGAAGGAAAGAACAGCTGGATCAGTACCATTCAAGTTCATTGGAGTGGATTTTGCTGGACCAATTAAGTACCTCAGCAAGACCAAAAAGGAAATGAAGGCTTACATTGTTCTTTACGCCTGTAGTCTCACCCGAGCGGTCTACCTGAACTTGTTACCGAGCCAAAGCACTGACGAGTTCCTAAGCAGCTTAAAACGATTTATATCAAGAAGAGGGCGCCCCGAAAAGATCTTTTCAGACAATGGGAAAACCTTTGTGGCAGCAGCGAAGTGGCTGAGGAACGTTATGAAGGATGAAAGGTTGAACGACTTCCTCGCCAGACAAGAAATAACTTGGCAATTCAACCTCAGCCGAGCCCCATGGTGGGGGAGACAATTTGAGAGATTGATCGGCGTAGTGAAGCAGAGTCTGTACAAGTCCATTGGTAATGGGAACCTCAGATGGCACGAACTTGAAGAGGTCATCTTAGATGTTGGGAGAATTATTAACGGCAGACCCCTCGATTATGTGGAGGACGACGTCCAAATGCCGATACTGACCCCCAGCGTTATGATCTTCGGCCAACCAAATCAACTCCCAGAGGAAGACCCGAGTAACATAGAGGATGATAGCCTCAGAAAACGAGCCAAGTACCTGCGAAGGTGCAAGGAGGTGCTGTGGTTGAGATGGAAAAACGAGTACCTCAAGTCCCTCAGAGAGCTCCACAACCTTAACCagaaaaccaaagaaacaaCCTTGACTCCGGGAGACGTTGTACTTATCAAGGGTGAAGAAAGAAATCGAGGATTGTGGAGGATCGGTGTAGTGGACAAGTTAATCCCTGGTAGAGACGGGATAGTGAGAGCAGTGCGTCTGAGGGCTGGAAAATCTTTCCTGGAACGACCAGTTCAACATCTCTATCCACTTGAGCTGTCCTGTGACAGAAACACCCAAGAGGGGACTGCTAGATTGAATGCTCGAGCTTCAGAGTTCCAACCTAGACGTGCTGCAGTCAGTGCCCGTCAGCGCATAGCTGCGATAGCAGAAGATGAACTAAATGAGAACTGA
- the LOC138037406 gene encoding uncharacterized protein produces the protein MRFHWLRDLESKEVELHKWLHKLHSNVPILERPEYRDQGQVEQQSSQGCEDKNYAKDHLGVKGGETKLLGVRWNKATDKIQISFPEEIENVTKREVLGKLAKIYDPLGLASPITLEGKMLYRQACELRIPWDQELPRKQTASWKTWEGNLPEIIEAPRSIVQYQEEITSINLHAFGDASSQGLSAAVYAVSHQPSGISQGLVAAKSRLAKKGFTIPRLELVAGHMATNLVHNVKQALQGFPVTSVHCWLDRSVALPWIKGGGEYKQFVSNRVRKIQDKEYIHWRHVGSKENPADLGSRGGKAGECADLWFQGPSWLPYPENWPSDIVTSPSKETQAEAKVIKEVLAVAIADDKELDQLLQKWDLWRAVRICSWITRFIQNCKLKQQQKISGPLNTAEINRRIEFWVRDSQVRCLNTASFKEDQLRLNLQKNEDGLYECRGRIQGDYPIYLPESALFTKKLVMHTCTPKPCTGESA, from the coding sequence ATGCGGTTTCATTGGTTGAGAGATTTGGAGAGCAAGGAAGTCGAGCTACATAAATGGCTACATAAATTGCACTCTAATGTACCTATCCTGGAGCGGCCAGAATATCGAGATCAAGGACAAGTAGAACAGCAGAGTTCTCAAGGATGCGAAGACAAAAACTACGCCAAAGACCACTTGGGTGTAAAAGGAGGAGAAACGAAATTGCTCGGTGTGCGCTGGAACAAGGCCACGGACAAAATCCAAATCAGCTTTCCGGAAGAGATCGAGAATGTCACCAAGAGAGAAGTCCTGGGGAAGTTAGCAAAGATATATGATCCCTTAGGGTTAGCGTCGCCCATCACTCTGGAGGGAAAGATGCTCTACCGACAAGCGTGTGAGCTGCGAATTCCATGGGACCAAGAACTACCAAGGAAGCAGACGGCCAGCTGGAAGACGTGGGAGGGAAATCTTCCCGAAATAATTGAAGCACCAAGAAGCATCGTTCAGTACCAGGAAGAAATAACCAGCATTAACCTCCACGCTTTCGGCGACGCAAGCAGCCAAGGCTTATCAGCAGCAGTATACGCTGTGTCTCATCAACCCTCAGGTATATCACAGGGACTCGTAGCCGCCAAGTCCAGGCTTGCAAAGAAGGGATTCACCATACCGAGGCTTGAACTGGTAGCCGGCCATATGGCTACTAATCTGGTGCACAACGTGAAACAAGCTCTACAAGGATTTCCCGTAACAAGTGTCCATTGCTGGCTAGATAGAAGTGTTGCTCTCCCCTGGATCAAGGGTGGTGGAGAGTACAAGCAATTCGTGAGTAATCGCGTCCGAAAAATCCAAGACAAGGAGTACATTCATTGGCGCCACGTGGGTTCAAAGGAAAACCCTGCCGATCTGGGCAGTCGAGGAGGAAAAGCAGGAGAATGTGCGGATCTGTGGTTTCAGGGACCGTCCTGGTTACCATACCCAGAGAATTGGCCGTCAGACATCGTTACTAGCCCAAGCAAAGAAACCCAAGCTGAGGCAAAAGTGATCAAGGAAGTTCTCGCCGTGGCAATAGCAGACGACAAAGAACTTGACCAGTTATTACAGAAGTGGGATCTTTGGAGGGCGGTTCGAATTTGTTCATGGATAACACGGTTTATCCAAAACTGCAAGTTGAAACAGCAACAGAAGATCAGCGGTCCTCTCAACACTGCGGAGATAAACCGTCGGATAGAGTTCTGGGTGCGAGATAGTCAAGTCAGATGCCTGAATACAGCCAGTTTCAAAGAAGATCAGCTACGATTAAACCTTCAGAAGAACGAAGACGGTTTATATGAATGCAGGGGCCGCATTCAAGGAGATTATCCAATCTACTTACCCGAAAGTGCACTGTTCACCAAGAAGCTGGTCATGCACACGTGCACACCCAAACCTTGCACGGGGGAGTCGGCATGA